The Buchnera aphidicola (Lipaphis pseudobrassicae) genomic sequence AACTCGAGCTATTGTTTTAACATCACTTTTAAATAACCAATCTGATGCAGAAATTCCATAATTAGGATTCATTCGCATATCCAAAGGACCGTCATTTTTAAATGAAAAACCTCTTTTATTATCGTCAATTTGTAATGAAGAAACCCCTAAGTCAAATATAATTCCATTGACTTTTCCTATTATTTTTTTACATTTTGCATAATGTAATAAATTTGAAAAGGTTTCATGAATTATACAAAAACGTGCATCTTTAATTTTTTTTCCTATGGAAACAGAGTTAGGATCTTTATCAAGTGCATATAATTTTCCATTTTTTCCTAAATTTTTTAGAATTTCGTTTGAATGTCCTCCCATACCAAATGTACTATCAATATAAATACCATTTTTATTTATTTGTAAAGATTGAATTGATTCTTCCATCATTACTGGAATGTGTTTGATTTTATTATTCATTTTTGGTGCTTATGAATATTTATTTTTGATAAAACACGGTCATATTAATAATACGACCATGTTTTAAAAAAATTTGTAGTATGTTTAAGATAAAAATAACAATTTTTAATAAAAATAAATATTTTTTAGTATTTATAAGTAAGTAATTAATTTTATTTATGAATCAAAAAAATAGTTATTTTTTATTAAATATAATAAATTATCCACGTGAAATACCAATAATACCAGAACGAGTTACTTCAATAATTTCTGATATATTTCGTATAATTTTCAAAAAAGAATCTAATTTTTTTGTGGTACCTGACAATTGAAGTATATATGTTGTAGATGTGATATCTACAATTTGTCCTCTGAATACTTCAGTGGTATGTTTGATATCATCTTTTTTAGAATTATTTGTTCGTACTTTTAACAACATAATTTCACGTTCTATATGAGAGGATTGTCCAATTTGTATTACTCTTAATACGTCTATTAATTTATGAAGTTGTTTTTCAATTTGCTCTATATTTTTTTCATCTCCAATTGTTTGTATAGTCATTTGTGATAAAGAAGGATCTGGAGTTGGTGCTACCGTTATAGTTTCTATATTATATCCTCTTTGCGAAAATAGTCCAATAACTCGTGATAGTGCACCTGATTCATTTTCTATTAAAATAGATAAAATTCTTCGCATATTTTTTTATTTATCCTCTTTTTTCCTTAGCCACATTTCATTCATGCCACCACCTTGAATTTGCATAGGATAAACATGCTCAGAAGTATCTACTTGGATATCGACAAAAACTAAATTTCCATGAGATAATTCATCTAATGCTAGTATTAATTTGTTTTCAAGTTCTCTAAATTGAGTAATTTGAATACCAACATGTCCGTAAGATTCTGCTAGTTTTACGAAATCTGGAAGTGAATCCATATAAGAATGGGAATGTCGTCCAGAATAAATCATATCTTGCCATTGTTTAACCATACCTAGAGAAGAATTATTAAGATTTAATATTAATATAGCTAAATTATATTGTCTTGCAGTAGATAGTTCTTGAATATTCATTTGTATACTACCATCTCCAGTTATACAAATGACAGTTTCTTTGGGTAGTGCTAATTTTACACCTAAAGCTGCTGGAAATCCAAATCCCATTGTACCTAATCCACCTGAATTGATCCAACGTCTTGGTTTGTCAAAATGATAATATAATGCAGTAAACATTTGATGTTGTCCAACATCTGAAGTTATGTAAGCATTTCCTTTTGTTAACTTAAAAATAGTTTGAATGACTGTTTGAGGTTTAATCTTATTATTGTTTTGATAATATTTTAAACTATTGACTTTTTTCCATTTTTTAATAACATCCCACCAATCTTTTAAATCTAGAAGATTTTTTTCTTCTTTGAGTAATTGA encodes the following:
- the ilvN gene encoding acetolactate synthase small subunit translates to MRRILSILIENESGALSRVIGLFSQRGYNIETITVAPTPDPSLSQMTIQTIGDEKNIEQIEKQLHKLIDVLRVIQIGQSSHIEREIMLLKVRTNNSKKDDIKHTTEVFRGQIVDITSTTYILQLSGTTKKLDSFLKIIRNISEIIEVTRSGIIGISRG